In the genome of Fructilactobacillus hinvesii, the window TAATTTGTTGGGAATCGCTCGGAGAGCTGGTAAAATAGTTACGGGAGAGTCCTTAGTTTTAACCGGAATTCGCCGTAAGCAGGTGCAATTTTTGGTTTTAGCTAGTGATGCTGGAGCAGCCACAACCAAACGTTTTTTGGACAAAAGCCGTTTTTATGGTGTTCCAGTTAACAACGACTTAAACAAAGCAGAATTGAGTGCGGCCATTGGCCAACAACGAACAGTTATCGGAATCACAGATCAAGGTTTTGCGAGGAAATTAAATGAAATAAATAAGTAAGGAGCGTGGTTTCATGGCGAAAAAAAGAATCTATGAACTAGCAAAAGAATTAAACGTTCCCAGTAAAAAAGTACTGGGTGTA includes:
- a CDS encoding L7Ae/L30e/S12e/Gadd45 family ribosomal protein, which codes for MTNYKQTLNLLGIARRAGKIVTGESLVLTGIRRKQVQFLVLASDAGAATTKRFLDKSRFYGVPVNNDLNKAELSAAIGQQRTVIGITDQGFARKLNEINK